The following are encoded in a window of Paenibacillus polymyxa genomic DNA:
- a CDS encoding ABC transporter ATP-binding protein produces MFKELIEPFRQPTPPSGVLRNPAGAEGRHKAKAKNWSGTLGRIWAYLARRKAKLMLVLFMVLLSSGLALLGPYLVGVAVDDFLEGPGGRMWIYFLIGLGAVYLLNSLTSWLQNIWMIEIAQETVYRMRFDLFSHLHRLPIPFYGKRQQGEIMSRLTNDIENVSSTLNSSAIQIFSSILTLIGTLTVMLWLSPLMTLLTFIVVPLMAAGMRWITRRTGPLYKERQKNVGELNGYIEETLSGQQIIKAFSQEKRVIHGFGERNDRIRLSGFWAQTISGFIPKLMNGLNNLSFAIVAGIGGILAIRGSITIGTIIVFVEYARQFTRPLNDLANQWNTLLSAIAGAERVFEILDEDEESKDERGAVEVGHLEGAVRFTDVSFGYDEGSATLEGISFEAKPGEMIALVGPTGAGKTTLIQLLSRFYSPDKGTITLDGRDIITIRRESLRSRMAFVLQDSFLFQGTIRENIRFGRLDATDEEVEQASKLANAHSFIIRMKDGYDKVLEVNGSGISQGQKQLLAIARAILANPSILVLDEATSSIDTITEMKIQEGLERLMQGRTSFVIAHRLNTIRQADRILVLKDGRLEEQGSHDELLAHKGFYSDLYYGQLRKQSS; encoded by the coding sequence ATGTTCAAGGAACTCATTGAACCGTTCCGTCAGCCTACACCGCCGTCTGGTGTGCTGCGAAATCCGGCGGGAGCTGAAGGGCGCCACAAGGCCAAAGCGAAGAACTGGTCTGGCACCTTAGGACGGATATGGGCTTATCTGGCTCGCCGTAAGGCCAAACTGATGCTGGTATTGTTCATGGTCCTGCTCAGCTCCGGGCTAGCTCTGCTGGGTCCATATCTGGTCGGCGTAGCGGTGGATGATTTTCTCGAAGGTCCGGGTGGACGCATGTGGATTTATTTTCTCATCGGATTAGGAGCTGTATATCTGCTCAACTCGCTGACCTCCTGGCTGCAAAATATCTGGATGATCGAGATTGCCCAAGAGACGGTGTACCGCATGCGTTTCGATCTGTTTTCACATTTGCATCGACTACCGATTCCTTTCTACGGCAAACGTCAGCAGGGAGAGATCATGAGCCGTTTGACCAATGATATCGAAAATGTCAGTTCTACGCTGAACAGCTCCGCCATTCAGATTTTTTCGAGCATATTGACGCTAATCGGTACACTCACGGTGATGCTGTGGTTAAGCCCGCTGATGACCCTGCTGACTTTTATTGTGGTGCCGTTAATGGCTGCCGGGATGCGCTGGATCACACGTCGTACCGGGCCCTTATATAAGGAACGCCAGAAGAATGTGGGCGAACTGAACGGATACATCGAAGAAACGCTGTCCGGGCAGCAGATTATTAAAGCATTTTCGCAGGAAAAGAGAGTCATCCATGGTTTTGGCGAGCGTAATGACCGTATTCGGCTGTCGGGTTTCTGGGCCCAAACGATTTCAGGCTTCATACCGAAGCTGATGAACGGACTGAATAATCTCAGCTTTGCTATTGTAGCGGGGATCGGTGGGATTTTGGCCATTCGCGGCTCCATTACTATAGGTACAATTATTGTATTCGTAGAATATGCCCGCCAGTTCACCAGACCGCTGAACGATTTGGCTAACCAGTGGAACACCCTGCTGTCTGCCATTGCCGGAGCTGAGCGTGTATTTGAAATATTGGATGAAGATGAAGAGTCCAAGGATGAACGCGGCGCAGTGGAAGTAGGGCATCTAGAGGGGGCGGTGCGGTTTACGGATGTTTCCTTCGGTTATGATGAGGGAAGCGCTACGCTGGAGGGTATTTCCTTTGAAGCCAAACCTGGTGAAATGATCGCACTAGTCGGCCCGACCGGGGCAGGGAAAACGACACTGATCCAGCTTCTTTCCAGATTCTATAGCCCCGACAAGGGAACGATTACGCTGGACGGGCGCGACATTATTACCATCCGGCGTGAAAGCTTGCGTTCCCGCATGGCATTTGTGCTACAGGACTCTTTCCTGTTTCAGGGGACAATTCGTGAAAATATCCGCTTCGGCAGACTGGACGCCACCGATGAGGAGGTTGAACAAGCATCGAAACTGGCTAACGCCCATTCCTTTATCATTCGGATGAAGGACGGATACGACAAGGTGCTGGAAGTGAACGGCAGCGGCATCAGTCAAGGGCAAAAACAGCTGCTGGCTATTGCCCGTGCTATTTTGGCCAACCCTTCTATCCTTGTACTCGACGAGGCAACCAGCAGCATTGACACCATTACAGAGATGAAGATACAAGAAGGACTGGAGCGGCTTATGCAGGGTCGAACAAGTTTCGTCATCGCGCATCGGCTGAATACCATTCGTCAGGCTGACCGGATTCTGGTCTTGAAGGATGGCCGTCTGGAGGAGCAGGGTTCTCATGATGAATTGCTGGCTCACAAAGGCTTTTACAGTGATTTATATTATGGTCAGTTGAGAAAGCAAAGCTCTTAA
- a CDS encoding DJ-1/PfpI family protein has protein sequence MKIAIMLFDGITALDAIGPYDVFAATLKCEVKFVAKQKGLIKLDSNMGYLHADYSFSEVISADILVVPGCSPPNYKTPMNDEETLNWIRQIHETTKWTTSVCNGSLILSAAGLLNGTVATSHWGSLGLLQSLGAIPTDERVVRQGKMVTAAGVSSGIDMALQLIAWELGEDMSKGVQLILEYDPQPPFDTGSPKKAPAKLGEQIRGMLQEFAKQEPNS, from the coding sequence ATGAAAATCGCAATCATGCTTTTCGATGGAATTACAGCGTTAGATGCAATAGGTCCATACGATGTGTTTGCTGCTACACTGAAATGTGAAGTGAAGTTTGTCGCTAAGCAAAAAGGGTTAATCAAGCTGGACTCAAATATGGGTTATTTGCATGCCGATTACAGTTTTTCTGAAGTTATTTCAGCTGATATTCTTGTTGTTCCTGGATGCAGTCCGCCAAATTATAAAACCCCAATGAATGACGAAGAAACGTTAAATTGGATTCGCCAAATACATGAAACTACGAAATGGACCACGTCGGTTTGTAACGGCTCTTTGATTTTGAGCGCAGCAGGCTTGTTAAATGGAACCGTAGCCACCAGTCATTGGGGTTCCTTAGGCCTGCTCCAATCTCTTGGAGCCATTCCAACAGATGAGAGAGTGGTTCGTCAGGGCAAAATGGTTACAGCAGCCGGTGTCTCCTCTGGTATTGATATGGCACTCCAGTTAATAGCTTGGGAATTGGGAGAAGACATGAGTAAAGGAGTCCAGCTGATTTTGGAATACGATCCTCAGCCTCCGTTTGACACGGGTTCACCCAAGAAAGCTCCTGCTAAATTGGGAGAACAAATAAGAGGCATGTTACAGGAGTTTGCAAAACAGGAGCCCAATAGCTAG
- a CDS encoding MFS transporter, whose product MSSLPKSATFPLFILMLNLFIALLGQGMVIPILPEYLKQFNAAGAAAGYLIAAFGAAQFIFSPLGGQLSDRWGRKSMIITGLFLTVISDLMFAVSTTLPLLYIARFIGGIGIGLMVPSNMAYVADITTSETRAKGMGYLGASMNLGMVLGPGLGGMIAEFGIRVPYFFAGGLGLVATLLSLCMPETLPKEKRKPASQWGRREPIRSQILNSFRTSYFRYLLLILVMTLGLMNYETVYALFVERKYGFDATKISMIITVGAIIGIVVQIWLLDYLIKRLGEMRLIRLSLIMTAIALLLMLLKINLGYLLAVSALFFAFNAFLRPTVSTMIANSAGDRQGYAAGLNTTYTSLGNILGPILAGLLFDKHIHIPYIFGALILASALFLTLQKPKNEKRMVAND is encoded by the coding sequence ATGAGCAGCTTACCTAAGTCTGCTACATTTCCACTTTTCATTCTGATGCTGAATTTGTTTATTGCTTTATTGGGTCAAGGTATGGTGATTCCCATTCTGCCTGAATATCTGAAACAATTTAATGCGGCAGGAGCTGCTGCGGGGTATCTTATTGCCGCTTTTGGAGCAGCTCAGTTTATTTTTTCGCCCCTAGGTGGGCAGCTTTCGGATAGATGGGGACGAAAATCCATGATCATAACGGGGCTGTTTTTAACCGTCATCTCGGATCTCATGTTTGCTGTTTCTACGACATTGCCTCTTCTATATATTGCCCGATTTATCGGGGGGATAGGTATTGGACTAATGGTTCCTTCCAATATGGCCTACGTCGCTGATATTACCACTTCTGAAACCCGAGCTAAAGGAATGGGATACTTGGGCGCCTCCATGAATTTGGGTATGGTGCTTGGTCCGGGTTTAGGCGGTATGATCGCTGAGTTTGGCATCAGGGTGCCCTATTTTTTTGCTGGTGGACTTGGACTTGTAGCTACGCTGCTTAGCTTGTGTATGCCAGAGACATTACCCAAGGAAAAACGAAAACCCGCTAGCCAATGGGGCCGCCGGGAGCCAATTCGCAGCCAAATCCTAAATTCATTTCGGACATCCTATTTTCGTTATCTCCTCCTCATTCTGGTCATGACATTAGGTTTGATGAATTACGAAACAGTGTATGCTCTTTTTGTAGAACGAAAATACGGTTTTGATGCCACTAAAATCTCAATGATCATTACGGTTGGTGCAATTATAGGCATCGTTGTGCAGATTTGGCTGCTCGATTATCTCATCAAGAGACTTGGAGAGATGAGGCTAATACGTCTCTCTTTGATCATGACAGCCATCGCTTTATTGTTAATGTTACTTAAGATCAATTTAGGTTATTTGCTGGCGGTATCGGCACTGTTTTTTGCTTTTAATGCCTTCCTAAGGCCAACCGTAAGTACAATGATCGCGAACTCAGCTGGTGATCGTCAAGGATATGCCGCCGGATTGAATACAACGTATACTAGCCTAGGCAATATATTGGGGCCTATTTTAGCGGGTTTGTTGTTTGACAAGCACATTCATATTCCTTATATTTTTGGTGCACTTATTCTTGCATCTGCCCTTTTCTTAACCTTACAAAAACCAAAAAATGAGAAACGGATGGTTGCTAATGACTGA
- a CDS encoding TetR/AcrR family transcriptional regulator, with product MTENWHQNLKNKNREELIAAAKELFMKQSFLKVNVKDVCNVAGVSRVTFYKHFQSMNELIFEVQMEILESMTEFVRRAPSAEMSGKKMLTSMLDAWIDYAWQHPEYIKFILLFDLHYEAYDSNQELKEQYKNFVSRGKERHFLMDALEAGFQDGSLKSDTEPLKTAHFIFTSMMGILQKMSLTSKDDWNNELEDIEIANRFAGMLIQYLSPESDKSPTF from the coding sequence ATGACTGAGAACTGGCACCAGAATTTGAAAAACAAAAATCGGGAAGAGCTCATTGCTGCTGCGAAGGAACTTTTTATGAAGCAAAGCTTTCTCAAAGTTAATGTTAAGGATGTATGCAACGTGGCTGGTGTAAGCCGGGTCACATTCTATAAGCACTTTCAGTCCATGAACGAACTGATCTTTGAGGTCCAGATGGAAATCCTGGAGAGCATGACCGAATTTGTTAGAAGGGCACCTTCAGCCGAAATGAGCGGTAAGAAGATGCTTACTTCGATGCTTGATGCATGGATTGATTACGCTTGGCAACATCCGGAATACATCAAGTTTATTCTTTTATTCGATCTGCATTACGAAGCTTATGATTCAAATCAAGAACTCAAAGAACAGTACAAAAATTTTGTTAGCAGGGGAAAGGAACGACATTTCCTGATGGATGCTCTGGAAGCTGGATTCCAAGATGGATCATTGAAGTCTGATACGGAACCCTTAAAGACCGCTCATTTTATCTTCACGTCTATGATGGGTATACTCCAGAAAATGAGTCTGACGTCCAAGGACGATTGGAATAACGAACTTGAGGATATAGAAATTGCTAACCGATTTGCGGGAATGTTGATTCAGTATTTAAGTCCAGAAAGTGATAAATCCCCAACCTTTTAG
- a CDS encoding AraC family transcriptional regulator → MNGSLFEPLLRDRDYIPRFFAYYYKQWHDYTMSYHDHHSTEIMYMISGFCRVDVQTGENMEESITLRKGEFIMLDAGVPHRLVVEGEQPCRMLNVEFGFSEGVRVGPSIRQMAAEEQEVTTLMSRPFPYLVLSDPEEVYYALKSLVLELDQRKEQPGAMAEMLFMQLLVRIARLREEAERSNTQQTDMYIKRCIEFLHLNYDRDIVVKDMAAAVNLHPGYLHRIFKKHTGLTLTAYLTMLRMDKARMLLQQTDIPIQEIADYVGVASRQYFHMLFKKHTGQTPVEYRSAVERNVRNYAEEDGS, encoded by the coding sequence ATGAACGGAAGTCTGTTTGAGCCACTGCTGCGTGACAGGGATTATATTCCCCGTTTTTTTGCTTACTATTACAAGCAATGGCATGACTATACCATGTCTTACCACGATCATCATTCTACCGAAATTATGTACATGATTTCCGGCTTTTGCAGGGTAGATGTACAAACGGGAGAGAATATGGAAGAAAGCATCACGCTGCGTAAAGGCGAGTTTATTATGCTAGACGCAGGTGTACCGCATCGACTGGTGGTGGAAGGAGAACAACCGTGCCGGATGCTAAATGTAGAGTTTGGTTTTTCGGAGGGAGTGAGAGTAGGACCGTCTATCCGACAAATGGCAGCAGAGGAGCAGGAGGTCACGACGCTCATGTCACGTCCGTTCCCGTATTTGGTACTATCGGACCCGGAAGAGGTATATTATGCGCTGAAAAGTCTCGTGCTGGAGCTGGACCAACGAAAAGAACAGCCGGGTGCAATGGCCGAGATGCTTTTTATGCAATTGCTAGTACGAATTGCACGTCTACGGGAAGAGGCAGAGCGCAGCAACACGCAGCAAACGGATATGTACATCAAACGATGCATTGAATTTCTCCATCTAAACTATGACCGAGATATTGTGGTTAAGGACATGGCGGCAGCCGTGAATCTGCACCCAGGTTATTTGCACCGTATTTTCAAAAAACATACTGGGCTAACGCTCACCGCGTATTTAACGATGCTGCGAATGGACAAGGCCCGTATGCTTCTTCAGCAAACGGACATTCCCATTCAAGAAATTGCCGATTATGTAGGCGTGGCCAGCAGGCAGTATTTTCATATGTTGTTCAAAAAGCACACAGGCCAAACCCCTGTAGAATACCGCTCAGCTGTGGAGCGCAATGTGAGGAACTATGCGGAGGAGGATGGGAGCTGA
- a CDS encoding sugar porter family MFS transporter — protein sequence MAVIINNESAQQKALQSEKPNMLFVTLVSIVAALGGILFGFDIAVVSGAVEFLQQRFSLSEFQVGWAVSSLIVGSVTGAALSGYMSEKIGRKKVLLAAGFLFVVGSICSALQDTFTGYVIFRMIGGIGIGITSTVCPVYNAEIAPAKYRGRLVALNQLAIVTGIFLVYFQNSWIVSLGDEAWGVSTAWRWMFGVGAVPGLIFMLLMLFIPESPRWLIKQNRPYEALPILLKIHGEEAAKQEVLDIKESFKNENDSLKQLFAPGIRVALFIGVMLAIMQHITGINAILYYAPVIFKGMGLGTDASLTQTIWIGLINVLFTIVSVWLIDKAGRKVLLIIGTSLMTCCLVIIGAAFKMGLTTGPLVLIMILIYVASYAISLGPIVWVMISEIFPNRIRGKAVAIASMALWAGDYLVSQAFPPLLSSAGPSNTFWLFGAISLFVVVFIWRKVPETKGRSLEQMENMWLGK from the coding sequence ATGGCAGTAATCATCAATAATGAAAGCGCTCAACAGAAAGCGCTTCAATCAGAAAAACCCAATATGCTTTTTGTGACGTTGGTATCCATCGTAGCTGCGCTCGGAGGCATCCTGTTCGGTTTTGATATCGCGGTTGTTTCGGGAGCAGTCGAATTCCTACAGCAGCGTTTTTCGCTGAGCGAATTTCAGGTTGGTTGGGCCGTTTCAAGTCTGATTGTCGGGAGTGTCACCGGAGCAGCTCTCTCCGGCTACATGAGTGAAAAGATCGGCAGAAAAAAGGTATTACTGGCCGCCGGATTTTTATTCGTCGTCGGCTCGATCTGCTCTGCGCTTCAAGACACGTTCACCGGGTATGTTATCTTTCGCATGATCGGCGGCATTGGCATAGGAATCACTTCCACCGTTTGTCCGGTGTACAACGCGGAGATCGCCCCCGCCAAATACCGAGGCCGTTTGGTTGCTTTAAATCAGTTGGCGATCGTAACAGGGATTTTCCTGGTTTATTTTCAGAATTCGTGGATCGTCAGCCTGGGGGATGAAGCCTGGGGTGTCTCAACAGCCTGGCGCTGGATGTTCGGAGTGGGAGCCGTTCCGGGACTGATCTTTATGCTCTTGATGCTCTTCATACCCGAAAGCCCGCGATGGCTTATTAAACAAAATCGGCCTTATGAAGCGCTGCCGATTTTGCTGAAAATTCACGGTGAAGAAGCCGCTAAGCAGGAAGTGCTTGATATCAAGGAATCATTCAAAAATGAGAACGACTCATTGAAGCAATTGTTCGCTCCCGGTATTCGGGTCGCTCTCTTTATCGGTGTTATGCTCGCCATTATGCAGCATATTACCGGCATTAATGCCATTTTGTATTACGCGCCGGTTATCTTTAAAGGAATGGGACTCGGTACGGACGCTTCTTTGACCCAAACCATTTGGATCGGGTTGATCAATGTGTTGTTCACCATCGTATCCGTATGGCTGATCGACAAAGCGGGACGAAAAGTCCTGCTGATCATCGGCACCTCATTGATGACCTGCTGTTTGGTCATTATTGGAGCCGCATTCAAAATGGGTTTGACCACCGGACCGCTCGTACTCATCATGATATTGATCTACGTGGCCTCCTATGCTATATCGCTTGGGCCGATCGTATGGGTTATGATCTCAGAGATCTTTCCGAACCGCATTCGCGGTAAAGCGGTAGCCATCGCTTCGATGGCATTGTGGGCCGGCGATTATCTGGTATCGCAGGCATTCCCTCCTCTGCTGAGTTCAGCCGGCCCGTCCAATACATTCTGGTTATTCGGAGCCATCTCGTTGTTCGTCGTAGTCTTTATATGGCGCAAGGTTCCCGAAACCAAGGGGAGATCACTTGAACAGATGGAAAATATGTGGCTTGGGAAATGA